The region TGAAGTTTCAAGACAAACCATTGGCTCCTTAGAGAATGGCCGCTACAATCCTTCCATATTATTAGCATTTAAAATAGCTCGTTATTTTAATATGAGGATTGAAGATATTTTTATTTATGAGGATGAAGTGTGAACGAAATTTAATTGCGCAAATGAAGTTCAGAAATGGAGGCAAAAATGAAATCAAGAAGTATCGCAAAAAATGGGATTTTTATTGCATTCAGTATCATGTTGTTAATCGCAAGCGTATTTTTACTAATAAAATATCCCGATGCAAAGGGTATGCTACAAACCTTACCATTTATCTTAATTGGCATCGGCAGCGGAATCCTAGGTACTAATATTGGTATTGTGGTTCAACAACATATTTTTAAGAAAAATCCAAACGCTCATAAAAAGTTCAAAATTGAAGAAAATGATGAGCGTAATATCCAATTAAATCAATATTCAAAAGCAAAAGCTTACGATGCTACTATTTATCTATATAGTGCTCTCATGCTTTACTTTGCATTAATTGGGGCAAAACTTATCTTATTACTACCTCTTGTTGGATGTTATCTTATTAGTATCGTGATCCGTATGTACCATCTTTATCAATGTCAGAAGAAGATGTAACAACAATGAACACGTTTATTAACTTTTATTAACAAGAGCAAAAAAGAGTGGAGAAAAAACATTCAAAGTCACTTTTGAATATTTCTTCTCCACCCTACCTCTTCTTCACTCTGCCTTTTCTTCACTCTACCACTTATCCACACTTTTCGATTAACTCTAAATGATGCTCTTTAATAAATTCATGAGCTTCTTCTAAAAAATGCTCTATGCTTACCTTATGCTTATAAAGTTCTTTTATATGAGTCATTACTGGGATTCCCTCTATTTTTTGAACATAGAATTGTTCATAAGCCTTCTGAGGAATCGGTACTATCTCTTGAAGCATTGGCTCATTTAAAGTCTGATCTACAATCAATTCTTCCAAAAACCATAAAGTTTCCGGATGCATCGGCTCAACACCTTCTGGGAATCCATGCATCTGCTTCCATTTTTCATAAAATACGAAATGGTTGATCTCATGAATCGCTGATTCAGTTCTTCATGACGTAAGCTTAATTCTCTTAACACGATTGGTTCCACAATATTATATATCTCATTTCTTGTCATCGTATCCTCTATCTTACCACGCAAAGTGGGGAATAGTTCATAGACACCTTCCGAAAAAGGTCGGCTCTTATTTTTCGCCAAAAACTCCGGATCTAGAAATCTCGCTATAAAACTAACATTCAACAAAGGATCAATCATTTTAACCGTAATATGTGGTACCATTTTATTTCCCATGTTCTTACCCCTTCCCGAAATTATTACATTGTTCATGAAAGTAGCTAATCTAAGAAACTAATTCTCATATTAAGAATATAATAATCACCTACCTCGCGCAAAGCATGGTATTCATAATTAAATGTTCCGTAATAACCAAGCAATTTTGCTACTCCACGAGCAATCTCTGATACCGAACCAGCATCTTTTTGTGGGTACATAAGACTAATCCATTCTTCTCCCTGTTGATAACGCTTTACATATTCTTTGCTATAATCCTTCCAAGTTTTTAGAAGATTTCCGTTTTTTTGGTATTCCTTGATTAGTTTTTCATCTTCTAAATCTTTTACCTCTTGTGTATAAAGATCCTTCATCGTTAAGAACTTTGTAGCATTACAGCTTGGATAGTCTTTCTCATTCCACTTATGTCGTAAAGACTTCATTTGCTTATCATCTAATAGAAAATAAGTATAAAGTACCCTACCTTCCTTGTCTGGGACAGGATCATCCCAAGTACTGTCTACATGATACCAGCCATCCTCTAGCTTTACCATATTCCATGCATGAGAGACGCCGCCACCTGTTCCTACAACAAAACGGTTTTCAATGGATAAGTAATTCATGAATAGCTCAAATGTTTCTGCATATCCTTGACATACCGCCTTACCATCAAACAAAACTCCTTCTGGATGATATGATCTGTTAGAATACTCAAAATATTCTGTATGTAAAACCAAATAGTCATGTACAAAACGAATCTTTTCTACCACAGTCATATGGCTTGTAATATTCTCTGCTAAGATTAGCTGAATTTTATTT is a window of Lachnoclostridium phytofermentans ISDg DNA encoding:
- a CDS encoding helix-turn-helix transcriptional regulator, which codes for MKNRLEEIRKLHGIKQEELANILEVSRQTIGSLENGRYNPSILLAFKIARYFNMRIEDIFIYEDEV
- a CDS encoding Ig-like domain-containing protein: MESTIKKWHRIFQSSLCKNRKKLLIFPLFLILSCIIASNLPFRCFESEYVFAKTTEEIKLSKNSINVIVGDKTKLTINGTKEKVTWSVKDKKIATVSSSGYVKGVKKGTTTVSAKVLGKTYTCKVTVERPVLSCNSYLGVINNETTLTVSGTTKKVAWTSSNEKVATVTKNGKVKFLAKGNVVITATVGNQSYYSYCTIYTSSDYRKLTKMEKEVINKIQLILAENITSHMTVVEKIRFVHDYLVLHTEYFEYSNRSYHPEGVLFDGKAVCQGYAETFELFMNYLSIENRFVVGTGGGVSHAWNMVKLEDGWYHVDSTWDDPVPDKEGRVLYTYFLLDDKQMKSLRHKWNEKDYPSCNATKFLTMKDLYTQEVKDLEDEKLIKEYQKNGNLLKTWKDYSKEYVKRYQQGEEWISLMYPQKDAGSVSEIARGVAKLLGYYGTFNYEYHALREVGDYYILNMRISFLD